In one Populus nigra chromosome 12, ddPopNigr1.1, whole genome shotgun sequence genomic region, the following are encoded:
- the LOC133670048 gene encoding probable cellulose synthase A catalytic subunit 3 [UDP-forming] yields MEVSAGLVAGSHNRNELVVIRRDGESAPRSLERVSRQICHICGDDVGLTVDRELFVACNECAFPICRTCYEYERREGNQVCPQCKTRFKRLKGCARVHGDEEEDGIDDLENEFNFDGRNSNRHDMQHHGGLGGPESMRHYDPDLPHDLHHPLPQFPLLTNGQMVDHIPPEQHALVPSYMAPIGGSGKRIHPLPFSDSAVPVQPRSMDPSKDLAAYGYGSIAWKERMESWKQKQDNLQMMKSENGDCDGDDPDLPLMDEARQPLSRKMPLPSSQINPYRMIIIVRLVVLGFFFHYRVTHPVNDAFALWLISVICEIWFAVSWILDQFPKWLPIDRETYLDRLSLRYEKEGQASQLCPVDIYVSTVDPLKEPPLVTANTVLSILAVDYPVDKVSCYVSDDGAAMLTFEALSETSEFAKKWVPFCKKFSIEPRAPEFYFAQKIDYLKDKVQASFVRERRAMKREYEEFKVRINALVSKAHKVPEDGWTMQDGTPWPGNNVRDHPGMIQVFLGQSGGHDTDGNELPRLVYVSREKRPGFNHHKKAGAMNALVRVSAVLTNAPYLLNLDCDHYINNSKALREAMCFMMDPLLGKRVCYVQFPQRFDGIDRSDRYANRNTVFFDINMRGLDGIQGPIYVGTGCVFRRHALYGYDAPKTKKPPTRTCNCLPKWCCGCFCSGRKKKKKINKPKSELKKRNSKTFEPVGALEGIEEGIEGIESESVAVTSEQKLEKKFGQSSVFVASTLLEDGGTLKSASPASLLKEAIHVISCGYEDKTEWGKEVGWIYGSVTEDILTGFKMHCHGWRSIYCIPSRPAFKGSAPINLSDRLHQVLRWALGSVEIFLSRHCPLWYGYGGGLKWLERLSYINATVYPLTSIPLLAYCTLPAVCLLTGKFITPELSNAASLWFLSLFICIFATSILEMRWSGVGIDEWWRNEQFWVIGGVSAHLFAVFQGLLKVLAGVDTNFTVTSKGGDDDEFSELYAFKWTTLLIPPTTLLIINLVGVVAGVSNAINNGYESWGPLFGKLFFAFWVIVHLYPFLKGLLGRQNRTPTIIIVWSILLASIFSLLWVRIDPFLAKSNGPLLEECGLDCN; encoded by the exons ATGGAAGTGAGTGCAGGTTTGGTGGCCGGCTCTCACAATAGAAATGAGCTTGTTGTTATCCGTCGAGATGGAGAATCTGCT CCGAGATCGCTAGAGAGAGTGAGCAGGCAAATATGCCACATATGTGGAGATGATGTGGGGCTTACGGTGGACCGGGAGCTTTTTGTGGCCTGCAACGAGTGTGCCTTCCCCATTTGTAGAACTTGTTACGAGTATGAGCGTAGAGAAGGAAATCAAGTCTGCCCTCAATGCAAGACTAGATTCAAGCGTCTCAAAGGATGTGCGAGAGTCCATggggatgaagaagaagatggcaTTGATGATTTGGAAAACGAGTTCAATTTCGATGGAAGGAATAGCAACAGGCACGATATGCAGCACCATGGTGGTCTTGGAGGACCTGAATCTATGCGTCACTATGATCCCGATCTGCCTCACGACCTTCATCATCCTTTGCCCCAATTCCCTCTCCTTACTAATGGTCAAATG GTTGATCACATTCCTCCTGAACAACATGCTTTGGTCCCTTCATACATGGCTCCTATTGGTGGCAGTGGAAAAAGGATCCACCCCCTCCCCTTTTCAGATTCTGCCGTTCCTG TGCAACCAAGATCCATGGATCCTTCCAAGGACTTGGCTGCTTATGGATATGGAAGTATTGCATGGAAGGAGAGGATGGAGAGCTGGAAGCAAAAACAGGACAATCTGCAGATGATGAAGAGTGAAAACGGGGACTGTGATGGTGATGATCCCGATCTCCCATT AATGGATGAGGCAAGACAACCACTATCACGAAAAATGCCTCTTCCGTCCAGCCAAATCAATCCTTACCGAATGATCATCATTGTTCGACTTGTTGTTCTTGGGTTCTTCTTCCACTATCGAGTCACACATCCTGTGAATGATGCATTTGCTTTATGGCTTATATCTGTGATCTGTGAGATTTGGTTCGCCGTTTCATGGATTCTTGATCAATTCCCAAAGTGGCTCCCTATTGACAGGGAAACTTATCTTGATAGATTGTCTCTGAG GTATGAAAAGGAAGGCCAGGCTTCTCAGCTTTGTCCAGTTGACATCTATGTTAGTACCGTTGATCCATTGAAAGAGCCCCCTCTGGTGACCGCAAACACGGTTCTGTCCATTCTTGCAGTGGATTACCCTGTTGACAAGGTTTCGTGTTACGTTTCTGATGATGGTGCTGCTATGCTGACATTTGAGGCATTGTCAGAAACATCTGAATTTGCAAAGAAATGGGTCCCTTTCTGTAAGAAATTTAGCATTGAACCTCGGGCACCGGAGTTTTATTTTGCTCAAAAGATAGATTATTTGAAAGATAAGGTGCAGGCTTCATTTGTCAGGGAACGAAGAGCAATGAAG AGAGAGTATGAAGAGTTTAAAGTTCGGATCAATGCTTTGGTTTCCAAGGCTCATAAGGTCCCAGAAGATGGATGGACAATGCAGGATGGTACTCCATGGCCTGGGAATAATGTTCGTGATCACCCTGGAATGATTCAG GTTTTCCTTGGCCAAAGTGGAGGGCATGACACTGATGGAAATGAATTACCACGTCTGGTATATGTTTCCAGAGAAAAGAGACCTGGATTTAATCACCACAAAAAGGCTGGAGCTATGAATGCTTTG GTCAGAGTCTCTGCCGTGCTAACAAATGCTCCTTATCTTTTGAATTTGGATTGTGATCACTACATCAACAACAGTAAGGCTCTTAGAGAAGCAATGTGTTTCATGATGGATCCATTACTTGGAAAGAGAGTGTGCTATGTCCAGTTCCCACAGAGGTTTGATGGCATTGATAGGAGTGATCGATATGCCAACCGGAACACTGTATTCTTTGAT ATCAATATGAGAGGTTTGGATGGCATTCAAGGACCTATATATGTCGGGACTGGATGTGTTTTCAGAAGGCACGCGCTTTATGGTTATGATGccccaaaaacaaagaaaccacCAACAAGGACATGCAACTGCTTGCCTAAGTGGTGCTGTGGATGCTTCTGTTCgggaaggaaaaagaagaagaagataaacaaACCTAAGTCCGAGTTAAAGAAGAGGAACTCTAAGACATTTGAACCTGTGGGTGCTTTGGAGGGTATTGAAGAGGGAATTGAAG GAATTGAAAGTGAAAGTGTTGCTGTAACATCTGAGCAGAAATTGGAAAAGAAGTTTGGACAATCTTCTGTGTTTGTAGCGTCTACCCTGCTAGAGGATGGTGGCACGCTGAAAAGTGCCAGCCCTGCATCTCTGCTTAAAGAAGCCATCCATGTCATTAGCTGTGGCTATGAAGATAAAACAGAATGGGGCAAAGAG GTAGGGTGGATTTATGGTTCTGTTACAGAGGATATATTGACAGGCTTTAAAATGCACTGTCATGGATGGAGATCAATATACTGTATTCCTTCTAGGCCAGCATTTAAAGGTTCGGCACCCATTAATCTTTCTGATCGTCTACACCAGGTCCTTAGATGGGCTCTTGGATCAGTTGAGATATTTTTGAGCCGGCACTGTCCTCTTTGGTACGGATATGGAGGGGGTTTGAAGTGGTTGGAGCGTCTGTCTTACATAAATGCTACTGTTTATCCTTTGACATCCATTCCTCTACTGGCGTACTGTACTCTTCCTGCAGTGTGCTTGCTTACTGGGAAATTTATCACTCCGGAG CTCAGCAATGCTGCCAGCCTGTGGTTTTTGTCtcttttcatttgtattttcgCAACAAGTATACTGGAAATGAGATGGAGTGGGGTTGGTATTGACGAATGGTGGAGAAACGAACAATTTTGGGTGATTGGAGGGGTATCAGCACATCTATTTGCAGTGTTCCAGGGGCTTTTAAAGGTTCTAGCTGGTGTTGATACGAACTTCACTGTTACGTCTAAAGGAGGAGACGACGATGAGTTCTCAGAGCTGTATGCATTTAAGTGGACCACGTTGCTCATCCCACCAACAACATTGCTGATAATAAACCTGGTTGGAGTCGTGGCTGGTGTCTCCAATGCTATAAATAATGGGTATGAGTCATGGGGGCCTCTGTTTGGTAAGCTTTTCTTTGCATTCTGGGTGATAGTTCACCTTTATCCTTTCCTGAAAGGTTTACTCGGCCGACAGAACAGAACTCCCACAATCATCATTGTGTGGTCAATTTTGCTTGCTTCCATCTTTTCGCTTCTGTGGGTTCGAATCGATCCGTTCTTGGCCAAGTCCAACGGTCCACTTCTGGAGGAATGTGGATTGGACTGTAATTAA
- the LOC133669257 gene encoding flavin-containing monooxygenase FMO GS-OX-like 4: MQASPNALSSHHVAVIGAGAAGLVAARELHREGHKVVVFEKDDQVGGLWMYDPRVEPDPLGLDLTRPVVHSSLYESLRTNLPRETMGFMDYPFVTREGEGRDPRRFPGHREVLMYLQDYAREFEIGEMVRFGCEVVNVEMIDSGKWKVKSKRKRLDDNDRGDDFADHEDFDAVVVCVGHYTQPRIAEIPGINLWPGKQIHSHNYRIPEPFRDQIIILIGASASAADISVEIARLAKEVHIARRSAVDDDTYEKKPGYDNIWLHSTIERACEDGTVIFRDGIVILADVILHCTGYKYGFPFLKTDGIVTVDDNRVGPLYKHVFPPILAPWLSFVGIPYWTFPFPTFEVQSKWIAGVLSGRIALPSQEDMMEDVKIYYSELEASGVPKHHTHNLADSANDYNKWLASQCRCSCFEEWRIEMYSEILKNWRAMRNMYREEWDDDHLILQAHEDFNRRISNKVQR, translated from the exons ATGCAAGCATCACCCAATGCGCTCTCCTCCCACCACGTCGCCGTGATCGGGGCAGGAGCCGCCGGTCTGGTGGCGGCACGTGAGCTCCACCGAGAGGGTCACAAAGTGGTGGTCTTTGAGAAAGATGACCAAGTTGGTGGTCTCTGGATGTACGATCCCCGTGTAGAACCCGACCCTCTCGGGCTTGATCTAACCCGACCTGTTGTTCACTCAAGTCTCTACGAGTCTCTCAGGACCAACTTGCCAAGGGAGACGATGGGTTTTATGGACTACCCGTTTGTGACCCGAGAGGGTGAGGGAAGAGACCCGAGAAGGTTTCCGGGTCATAGAGAAGTGTTGATGTATTTGCAGGATTATGCCAGGGAATTTGAGATTGGAGAGATGGTGAGGTTTGGGTGTGAGGTGGTGAATGTAGAGATGATTGATAGTGGGAAATGGAAAGTGAAGTCAAAAAGGAAGAGACTTGATGATAATGATAGAGGTGATGATTTTGCTGATCATGAGGATTTTGATGCTGTTGTCGTTTGCGTTGGACATTACACCCAACCTCGTATCGCTGAAATTCCTG GCATCAATTTGTGGCCGGGGAAGCAGATACACAGCCACAACTATCGTATTCCTGAGCCTTTCAGGGATCAA ATCATAATTTTGATAGGAGCTTCTGCGAGCGCTGCTGATATATCCGTGGAAATTGCTAGACTTGCCAAAGAGGTTCACATTGCTCGTAGATCGGCTGTAGATGATGATACGTACGAAAAAAAGCCTGGATATGATAACATATGGCTTCATTCTACG ATAGAAAGAGCATGTGAAGATGGTACTGTCATTTTCCGAGATGGCATTGTTATCCTAGCTGACGTTATTCTGCACTGCACCGG GTACAAATATGGCTTCCCTTTTCTGAAAACTGATGGCATCGTGACTGTGGATGACAATCGTGTGGGGCCATTGTACAAGCATGTTTTCCCTCCAATCTTGGCCCCGTGGCTTTCCTTTGTCGGGATACCCTATTGG ACTTTCCCTTTCCCAACGTTCGAAGTTCAAAGCAAGTGGATTGCTGGTGTTTTATCTGGTCGAATTGCGCTTCCTTCACAAGAGGACATGATGGAAGATGTTAAGATCTACTACTCTGAACTTGAAGCTTCTGGTGTACCTAAGCATCACACTCATAACTTAGCTGACTCTGCA aATGACTACAACAAGTGGCTTGCCTCCCAGTGTCGGTGTTCATgctttgaagaatggagaaTTGAAATGTACAGTGAGATTCTTAAGAACTGGCGTGCCATGCGAAATATGTATCGTGAAGAATGGGACGACGACCACCTGATCTTGCAAGCCCATGAAGACTTCAACAGACGCATCTCAAACAAAGTccagagatga
- the LOC133669289 gene encoding cullin-1-like isoform X1, with the protein MLEPEEERAMKMVLEDGIMKTKKIMEGNQEVNFTIEEYQRFHQCVFDLHSASYRNNSHWLLERFVKSLEESINSVVLPSFVDKRDALLLRELILMWSNYKMMTKWLCKFFESIDRHFVPNICYCSLDDISNNNFHDLVFKEFYVKFQDVAISLINQERMGLHIDCSSLKNVFLVFMEMHKHTGIAYYEGIESVMLEETSNYYCQMAQQWLSHGSPADYVQKVYRCLEQEAERADRYMPSGTQPKLLKVVKQQLVYEILDKLVEKKRLENCGLVTDFYQEMLSKCANMTLQEGSSWTTEEWLSALLTSSLICPLS; encoded by the exons ATGTTGGAACCTGAAGAAGAGAGAGCGATGAAGATGGTACTTGAAGACGGGATAATGAAGACGAAGAAGATTATGGAAGGAAATCAAGAAGTGAATTTTACTATTGAAGAATACCAGAGGTTTCATCA ATGTGTTTTTGACCTGCATTCTGCTAGCTATCGTAATAACTCACATTGGCTTCTTGAAAGATTTGTTAAGAGCTTGGAAGAGAGCATCAATTCAGTG GTATTGCCATCTTTTGTGGACAAACGCGATGCGCTTTTGTTGAGAGAACTCATCTTGATGTGGTCCAATTACAAGATGATGACAAAGTGGCTCTGCAAATTTTTTGAATCCATTGACCGCCACTTTGTCCCCAATATCTGTTATTGTTCACTCGATGACATCTCAAATAATAACTTCCATGACCTG GTTTTCAAGGAGTTTTATGTCAAATTCCAGGATGTTGCAATATCATTG ATCAATCAAGAACGTATGGGATTGCACATCGACTGCAGCTCgctgaaaaatgtttttcttgtgtttatGGAAATGCATAAACATACAGGAATAGCGTATTATGAAGGTATCGAGAGTGTTATGCTAGAAGAAACCTCTAATTACTACTGTCAAATGGCTCAGCAGTGGCTATCACATGGTTCACCAGCGGATTATGTTCAAAag GTTTACCGGTGCTTGGAACAAGAGGCAGAAAGAGCTGATCGTTATATGCCCTCTGGAACACAACCCAAGCTATTAAAG GTTGTCAAGCAGCAATTGGTTTATGAAATATTGGACAAATTGGTTGAAAAGAAAAGACTTGAGAACTGCGGCCTTGTTACAGATTTTTATCAG GAAATGTTGTCAAAATGTGCCAACATGACTCTTCAAGAGGGAAGCTCATGGACAACAGAAGAGTGGTTATCTGCTTTGTTGACGTCATCTTTGATCTGTCCTTTGTCTTAG
- the LOC133669289 gene encoding putative cullin-like protein 2 isoform X2 — MKVKWTKPLNQDHPVLPSFVDKRDALLLRELILMWSNYKMMTKWLCKFFESIDRHFVPNICYCSLDDISNNNFHDLVFKEFYVKFQDVAISLINQERMGLHIDCSSLKNVFLVFMEMHKHTGIAYYEGIESVMLEETSNYYCQMAQQWLSHGSPADYVQKVYRCLEQEAERADRYMPSGTQPKLLKVVKQQLVYEILDKLVEKKRLENCGLVTDFYQEMLSKCANMTLQEGSSWTTEEWLSALLTSSLICPLS, encoded by the exons ATGAAAGTCAAGTGgacaaagccattgaatcagGATCATCCG GTATTGCCATCTTTTGTGGACAAACGCGATGCGCTTTTGTTGAGAGAACTCATCTTGATGTGGTCCAATTACAAGATGATGACAAAGTGGCTCTGCAAATTTTTTGAATCCATTGACCGCCACTTTGTCCCCAATATCTGTTATTGTTCACTCGATGACATCTCAAATAATAACTTCCATGACCTG GTTTTCAAGGAGTTTTATGTCAAATTCCAGGATGTTGCAATATCATTG ATCAATCAAGAACGTATGGGATTGCACATCGACTGCAGCTCgctgaaaaatgtttttcttgtgtttatGGAAATGCATAAACATACAGGAATAGCGTATTATGAAGGTATCGAGAGTGTTATGCTAGAAGAAACCTCTAATTACTACTGTCAAATGGCTCAGCAGTGGCTATCACATGGTTCACCAGCGGATTATGTTCAAAag GTTTACCGGTGCTTGGAACAAGAGGCAGAAAGAGCTGATCGTTATATGCCCTCTGGAACACAACCCAAGCTATTAAAG GTTGTCAAGCAGCAATTGGTTTATGAAATATTGGACAAATTGGTTGAAAAGAAAAGACTTGAGAACTGCGGCCTTGTTACAGATTTTTATCAG GAAATGTTGTCAAAATGTGCCAACATGACTCTTCAAGAGGGAAGCTCATGGACAACAGAAGAGTGGTTATCTGCTTTGTTGACGTCATCTTTGATCTGTCCTTTGTCTTAG
- the LOC133669288 gene encoding non-functional pseudokinase ZED1-like isoform X1: MNRIGGMSTCWETKKDKKVNKETAFIKNGSKLLEKLVDICDGKCNSIRSFSATELKKATNNYDPQKILTSDSGYKLYKGFLQGRPVSVKKFKDDDEQYEYCFNDIVYASKMSVHKSFMKLLGCCLEAQIPILVFEYVGDWTLSDFLWGSEEARCQPLLWIPRSKIAMDMANAVAFLHAAFSKPIVFRNIKPLNILLDDNHEAKLSDFSISISIPKGESHVRDSVAGATGLIAPEYLTTGNFNEKQDVFNFGVFLLVLLSGQMVVDFSRPEKEILLQDHVKKCIEDDRFNKVIDSTIIAEGTWPGKEQQLQAYTALSLRCISELAEDRPTMIDVSKELRKIYWSAISCRQQ, encoded by the coding sequence ATGAATAGAATTGGTGGCATGAGTACTTGCTGGGAGACCAAGAAGGATAAGAAAGTAAACAAGGAAACTGCATTCATAAAGAATGGAAGCAAATTACTGGAGAAGCTTGTTGACATTTGTGATGGAAAATGCAATTCTATTCGTAGTTTCTCGGCCACAGAGCTCAAGAAAGCAACAAACAACTATGATCCACAGAAAATATTGACCAGCGATTCAGGCTATAAATTGTACAAGGGTTTTTTGCAAGGCAGACCTGTTTCTGTTAAGAAATTTAAGGATGACGATGAACAGTATGAATATTGTTTCAATGACATTGTTTATGCATCAAAAATGAGTGTACATAAAAGTTTTATGAAGTTGTTAGGCTGCTGCTTGGAGGCTCAGATTCCTATTCTAGTTTTCGAATATGTTGGAGATTGGACACTTTCTGATTTTCTATGGGGCTCTGAGGAAGCCCGTTGTCAGCCTTTGCTATGGATTCCAAGGTCAAAAATTGCAATGGATATGGCTAATGCAGTTGCTTTTCTTCATGCTGCTTTTTCCAAACCCATTGTTTTTAGAAATATCAAACCCTTGAACATCTTACTGGATGACAACCATGAGGCCAAATTGTCAGATTTCTCGATCTCCATATCAATTCCTAAAGGTGAATCTCATGTACGGGATTCAGTTGCAGGGGCAACAGGACTCATCGCACCCGAGTACCTGACCACTGGTAATTTCAATGAGAAGCAAGATGTTTTCAACTTTGGTGTATTCCTACTTGTGCTTTTGTCTGGACAGATGGTGGTTGATTTTTCTCGTCCTGAAAAGGAAATTCTCTTACAAGATCATGTGAAAAAATGCATTGAAGATGATAGGTTTAACAAAGTCATAGATTCCACTATCATTGCCGAGGGGACTTGGCCAGGAAAAGAGCAGCAATTGCAGGCTTATACAGCACTTTCCCTGAGATGCATCTCTGAATTAGCAGAAGATAGACCAACAATGATTGATGTTTCAAAGGAACTCAGGAAAATATATTGGTCTGCAATTTCTTGCCGTCAGCAATAA
- the LOC133669288 gene encoding non-functional pseudokinase ZED1-like isoform X2 yields MSTCWETKKDKKVNKETAFIKNGSKLLEKLVDICDGKCNSIRSFSATELKKATNNYDPQKILTSDSGYKLYKGFLQGRPVSVKKFKDDDEQYEYCFNDIVYASKMSVHKSFMKLLGCCLEAQIPILVFEYVGDWTLSDFLWGSEEARCQPLLWIPRSKIAMDMANAVAFLHAAFSKPIVFRNIKPLNILLDDNHEAKLSDFSISISIPKGESHVRDSVAGATGLIAPEYLTTGNFNEKQDVFNFGVFLLVLLSGQMVVDFSRPEKEILLQDHVKKCIEDDRFNKVIDSTIIAEGTWPGKEQQLQAYTALSLRCISELAEDRPTMIDVSKELRKIYWSAISCRQQ; encoded by the coding sequence ATGAGTACTTGCTGGGAGACCAAGAAGGATAAGAAAGTAAACAAGGAAACTGCATTCATAAAGAATGGAAGCAAATTACTGGAGAAGCTTGTTGACATTTGTGATGGAAAATGCAATTCTATTCGTAGTTTCTCGGCCACAGAGCTCAAGAAAGCAACAAACAACTATGATCCACAGAAAATATTGACCAGCGATTCAGGCTATAAATTGTACAAGGGTTTTTTGCAAGGCAGACCTGTTTCTGTTAAGAAATTTAAGGATGACGATGAACAGTATGAATATTGTTTCAATGACATTGTTTATGCATCAAAAATGAGTGTACATAAAAGTTTTATGAAGTTGTTAGGCTGCTGCTTGGAGGCTCAGATTCCTATTCTAGTTTTCGAATATGTTGGAGATTGGACACTTTCTGATTTTCTATGGGGCTCTGAGGAAGCCCGTTGTCAGCCTTTGCTATGGATTCCAAGGTCAAAAATTGCAATGGATATGGCTAATGCAGTTGCTTTTCTTCATGCTGCTTTTTCCAAACCCATTGTTTTTAGAAATATCAAACCCTTGAACATCTTACTGGATGACAACCATGAGGCCAAATTGTCAGATTTCTCGATCTCCATATCAATTCCTAAAGGTGAATCTCATGTACGGGATTCAGTTGCAGGGGCAACAGGACTCATCGCACCCGAGTACCTGACCACTGGTAATTTCAATGAGAAGCAAGATGTTTTCAACTTTGGTGTATTCCTACTTGTGCTTTTGTCTGGACAGATGGTGGTTGATTTTTCTCGTCCTGAAAAGGAAATTCTCTTACAAGATCATGTGAAAAAATGCATTGAAGATGATAGGTTTAACAAAGTCATAGATTCCACTATCATTGCCGAGGGGACTTGGCCAGGAAAAGAGCAGCAATTGCAGGCTTATACAGCACTTTCCCTGAGATGCATCTCTGAATTAGCAGAAGATAGACCAACAATGATTGATGTTTCAAAGGAACTCAGGAAAATATATTGGTCTGCAATTTCTTGCCGTCAGCAATAA